Proteins encoded together in one Lathamus discolor isolate bLatDis1 chromosome 3, bLatDis1.hap1, whole genome shotgun sequence window:
- the RGS1 gene encoding regulator of G-protein signaling 1: protein MPGFFFPHNNMTELNGKEDCKLGEGKIHKKKQKAFGADLKNYLKSMVPHIESGIKTSSSSNVMLSAEEVIQWSQSLEKLLASQSGQSVFREFLKSEFSEENIEFWLACEDYKKTKSDHLHGKAERIYEEFVQSDAIKQINIDYQMREATAKRAQDPTHTSFDEAQKMVFILMERDSYPRFLKSKAYLNLLNRLQTSTSR, encoded by the exons AtgccaggattttttttcccccacaacaACATGACTgaattaaatggaaaagaagacTGCAAGCTTGGAGAAGGCAAAATCcacaaaaagaagcaaaaggctTT TGGTGCAGATCTCAAAAATTATTTGAAGTCCATGGTACCACATATCGAATCTGGGATCAAGACTTCTAGCTCCAGCAATGTCAT GCTTTCTGCCGAGGAAGTAATACAGTGGTCCCAATCTTTGGAAAAGCTCTTGGCCAGTCAGA GTGGTCAAAGTGTCTTCCGGGAGTTTCTGAAGTCAGAGTTCAGTGAGGAAAACATCGAGTTCTGGTTGGCTTGTGAGGATTACAAGAAAACCAAATCTGATCACTTACATGGCAAAGCAGAGAGGATTTATGAGGAGTTTGTTCAGTCAGATGCTATTAAACAG ATCAATATTGACTATCAGATGAGAGAAGCAACTGCCAAAAGGGCTCAAGACCCAACTCATACAAGTTTTGATGAAGCCCAGAAAATGGTGTTTATCCTCATGGAAAGGGATTCATATCCCAGATTTTTGAAATCCAAAGCATATCTGAACCTTTTGAACCGGCTGCAAACCAGCACTTCAAGATGA